One Archocentrus centrarchus isolate MPI-CPG fArcCen1 chromosome 10, fArcCen1, whole genome shotgun sequence genomic region harbors:
- the f9a gene encoding coagulation factor IXa — protein MCKHRLYFGVMAQSASVRMSEKFGMALISVPLLYFLLLNIPLGSGAPAPPAGAVFLSGQSADSILSRHKRYNTGMFEEFLQGNQERECMEEVCNMEEAREIFEDDERTMEFWVGYIDGNQCKSSPCLNQGSCKDHLDYYTCTCTSGFTGRNCEIVVAKRCDVNNGHCMHFCDSLGSFGAKCSCAIGYRLMRDGVSCEAEVEFPCGKTALTGGSAYKRYLFHYENASTTSLTNVTTTAYPPSTPDSATVSLSARTNTRKKLPLWVYNDTEAPTQKPHRPFKRIVGGEAVTRGEIPWQAALVARPSGHLFCGGSILSVRWVITAAHCLIEAQSSFFVRVGEHNIYIKEGTEQDHDVEEKYIHPRYNATLSLYNHDIALLHLKSSITLSTAVRPICIGPMTFTEALVKDSSPATVSGWGRTRFLGATANTLQKINVPFTDRTACKQSSNQKITSVMFCAGYYNEAKDACQGDSGGPHTNIIHDTWFLTGIVSWGEECAKQGKFGVYTRVSLYYSWINHVMGITKHRIASDYENPDP, from the exons atgtgcaaacacagaTTGTACTTTGGAGTGATGGCCCAGAGTGCGTCTGTCAGGATGTCTGAGAAATTTGGAATGGCACTCATTTCTGTGCCTCTGTTGTATTTTCTGCTTTTGAATATTCCGCTGGGCTCTGGAG CACCTGCTCCACCTGCGGGTGCAGTGTTTCTCTCTGGCCAGTCAGCTGACAGCATTTTGAGCAGACACAAACGTTATAACACCGGTATGTTTGAGGAGTTTTTACAGGGAAACCAGGAGAGAGAGTGTATGGAGGAAGTATGCAATATGGAAGAGGCTAGAGAGATATTTGAGGATGATGAAAGGACA ATGGAATTTTGGGTTGGATATATAG ATGGTAATCAGTGTAAGTCAAGCCCGTGTCTGAACCAGGGGTCATGCAAAGACCACCTCGACTACTACACCTGCACATGTACATCTGGCTTCACTGGGAGGAACTGTGAGATCG ttgTAGCAAAAAGATGTGACGTGAACAATGGGCACTGTATGCACTTCTGTGACTCACTGGGAAGCTTCGGAGCAAAATGCTCCTGTGCGATAGGATACAGACTGATGCGGGATGGTGTCAGCTGCGAAGCAGAAG TTGAATTCCCATGTGGCAAAACTGCCCTGACTGGAGGAAGTGCATATAAAAGATATCTGTTCCACTATGAAAATGCAAGCACCACTTCACTGACCAACGTGACCACTACTGCATACCCTCCCTCAACTCCAGACTCTGCCACAGTGTCTTTGTCGGCCAGAACTAACACTCGAAAGAAACTGCCCCTGTGGGTATACAATGACACAGAGGCCCCCACTCAGAAGCCACATAGGCCATTTAAACGTATTGTTGGTGGTGAAGCGGTCACTCGAGGAGAGATCCCATGGCAG GCAGCCTTGGTAGCACGTCCCAGTGGTCATTTATTCTGCGGGGGATCCATTCTCAGCGTACGCTGGGTCATCACTGCTGCCCATTGCCTGATAGAGGCACAAAGCTCCTTTTTCGTCAGAGTGG GGGAGCATAACATCTACATCAAGGAAGGCACAGAGCAGGATCATGATGTGGAGGAGAAATACATACACCCACGCTACAATGCCACTCTAAGCTTATACAATCATGACATTGCCCTGCTCCATCTCAAAAGCTCCATCACCTTGTCCACGGCAGTGCGACCCATCTGCATAGGGCCCATGACTTTCACTGAGGCCTTAGTGAAGGACTCCTCCCCGGCTACAGTCAGCGGCTGGGGCAGAACACGCTTCCTTGGAGCCACGGCTAACACGCTGCAAAAAATCAATGTTCCTTTCACAGATCGCACAGCGTGTAAGCAGAGCAGCAATCAAAAGATCACTTCTGTCATGTTTTGCGCAGGATACTATAATGAGGCCAAAGATGCCTGTCAGGGTGACAGTGGAGGCCCTCACACAAACATTATTCATGACACATGGTTCCTGACAGGTATTGTAAGTTGGGGGGAAGAATGTGCAAAACAAGGGAAATTTGGTGTGTACACCCGGGTGTCTCTTTATTACAGCTGGATAAATCATGTTATGGGGATAACGAAACACAGGATAGCGTCTGATTACGAAAACCCTGacccataa